ACGTGGACGTGGGGCGCCCCAAAAGCAAGCGGGCCGTGGACGAGGCCCAGGCCAGTGACCGCCGGGTGCTGCTGCTGACCCAGCGTGACGCGCGCACCGATGATCCCACCCGCGCCGAACTGCACGACATGGGCGTGCTGGCCGTGATCAAGCAGGTGGTGCGCATGCCCGACAACACCTATCAGGTGCTGGTGGAGGCCCAGGAGCGCGCCGCCGTGCTGGACGAGGTGCCGTCGAGCTACATGCGCGTGCGCGCCGAAACCCGCCCCACCGCCGCCGATGGCAGCCGCGAAGTCGCCGTGCTGGCCGGTGAGGTCAAGGCCGCGTTCGAGGAGTACCAGCGCCAGAACAAGAACCTGCGCCTGGACAACTACCAGCTGGAAGGCATCAAGGCCCTGACCGACGCGGGCGCGCTGAGCGATCAGGTCACGCACCACGCCACCTGGACCCCGGAAGAGAAGCAGGAGATCCTGAACGCCGTGGAGCTGCGCCCCCGCCTGGAGGGCGTGCTGAAGCTGCTCTCGCGCGACACCGAGCGCTTCAACATGGACAAGAAGATCGCCGGGCGCGTCAAGGAGCAGATGGACGCCAACCAGCGCGAGTACTACCTGCGCGAGCAGATGAAGGCCATTGGCAAGGAACTGGGCGGCGGCGAGGACGGCCCCGCCGAGGTCGAGGCCCTGCGCGAGAAGATTGAAGCGGCCGGCATGCCCGACAGCGTGAAGGAAAAGGCGCTGAAGGAACTGCAGCGTCTGGAGCGCACCCCCGGCGGCAGCCCCGAAAGCACGGTCGTGCGCAACTATATCGACTGGCTGGTGGATGTGCCCTGGAACAAGCGCGACGAGGAAATCCTCGACATCAACCGCACGCGCGAAATTCTGGATGCCGACCACTACGCCCTGGGCGACGTGAAGGACCGCATCCTGGAATTCCTGGCGGTGCGGCAGCTGACCCACAAGCCCGGCGAGACCGAGGAGCAGCGCAAGGAGCGCAGCGCTGAGGAGCGAATTGACGACGCCGAACTGCGTGCGCCCATCCTGGTGCTCGTGGGCCCTCCCGGCGTGGGCAAGACCTCGCTCGGCAAGAGCATTGCGCGCAGCCTGAACCGCAAGTTCGTGCGGATGGCGCTGGGTGGCGTGCGCGACGAGGCCGAGATCCGTGGCCACCGCCGCACCTACATCGGTTCCATGCCCGGCCGCATCATCCAGGCGATGAAGAACGCCGGCGTGACCAACCCGGTCATCCTGCTCGACGAAATCGACAAGATGAGCAGCGACTGGCGCGGCGACCCCAGCAGCGCCATGCTGGAAGTGCTGGACCCCGAGCAGAACCACACCTTCCAGGATCACTACCTGGAAGTGGCCTACGACCTGTCGCAGGTGATGTTCATCACGACGGCCAACAGCCTGCAGACCATCCCCCGGCCGCTGCTGGACCGCATGGAAATCATCCAGATTCCGGGCTATACCCAGCCTGAGAAGGTGGAAATTGCCAAGCGCTACCGTGTGCCCCGGCAGATCAAGTCGCACGGCCTGACCGGCAAGCTCGAAATCACCGACGCCGCCCTGAACCGCATTGTCGAGGAGTACACCGCCGAAAGCGGCGTGCGCAACCTGGACCGGCAGATCAGCAAGCTGGCGCGCAAGGCAGCCCGTGAACTGCTGGAGAAGCCCTGGGACGGTGTGAAGGTGCTGGACGCCGCGCAGATTCCCGATTACCTGGGCGTGCCCATGCACCGCCCCGACAAGATGGAAAAAGAGCCCCAGGTGGGCGTGGCCCAGGGGCTGGCCTGGACCAGCGTGGGCGGCACCATGCTGCTGGTGGAAGCCCTGGCGACCCCCGGCACCGGCAAGATCAACATGACCGGCAGCCTGGGCGACGTGATGAAGGAAAGTGTGGCGGCAGCCGTGGCCTACCTGCGCGCCAACGCCCACCTGTACGGCGCCGACCCCGAGTTCCACAAGAACCTGGACCTGCACGTGCACTTCCCCGACGGTGCCACGCCCAAGGACGGCCCCAGCGCGGGGATCACCATTGCCACCGCCGTGATCAGCGCCGTGACCGGCCGCCCGGTGCGCCTGGACGTGGCCATGACCGGCGAGATCAGCCTGCGCGGGCGCGTGCTGCCCATCGGCGGCGTGAAGGAAAAGCTGCTGGCCGCGCACCAGGGCGGCATCCGCGAGGTCATCATTCCCAAGGACAACGAGCCTCACCTGCAGGAGGTGCCCGAGAGCATTCGCGGCGACCTGCGCATTCACACCTTTGAGCGCGTGGGCCAGGTCCTGGACCTGCTGCTGCTGCCCAAGCCCGAAACCGACGAGCCCAACATGCCCGTCCCCATGAGCAAAGGCGCCACGCAACCCGGCGCGTAAGCGAGCGAGAGAAAGCCCCCCGGTGCAATGCCGGGGGGCTTTCCTGTCTGACTCTGAGCCGTGGGCTCTGGGGGTTGCCCCATGGCTCATGGCCCAGAGCCCACAGCCTCACTGCGTTTCGCCGTATGCCCCACTGCACGAGGCGCCGCGTTCCGGCGCGGTGGCGCCCTGCTCGTATTTGTCGAGGAAGGCCTTCAGGCGGCTGTCGTCGGCCTTGTCCACCTTCAGCTGGGCGCCCCAGGCGCTGGCGGCCACCGGCTTGTCCAGGCCCTCGTAGGGGCTGAGCAGGGTATACGAGCGGCCCTCCACCAGTTTTTTCAGCTGGTCCACCTGGGCGCTTTCCAGGTCGGGGCGGTAGGTGATCCACACGGCGCCGTGCTCCAGGCTGTGCACCGCGTATTCGTTGTACAGCGGGCGGTCATAGACGCCGCAGTTCTGCCAGCTGGCGTTGTGGGCGCCGCCTGCCGGGGGGGTTTCGGCGTAGACCAGCGAGCCGGTGCGGTGGTCGCCGCCGTCGTACTTGAAGGTCTGCACGCCTTCGATGGTCTTGGAACCGCAGGCGGTGAGGGCCAGAAGGGCGAGGGGAGCCAGAAGGAACAGGCGTGTCATGGGCCCCCACAGCTTAGCGGCTGGGCATGAGGGGAGGGGCAGGGATGGGCGCCCCCGCCGCCTGGGCCCGCCCGCTGGGGGGGCGCGCCGGGCACTGCCCCACAACGGCCGCGTTTTCACATACTCTGGCAGCACCCCACGGCTGAAGGCTGGTCCGCCGCTGCAGCCCCCTCCCTTCTCTGGCGGGGTGGCCCCGCCCAGCCGGTTGGGACTAGGCAGTGGGCCCCACCCCCCAGCAGCCCGCGCCGCACACTGTTTTCTGGAGGCCCATGTCGCACGAACCCAGCGTGTTCAAGCTGCCGCCCCAGGCCGAGGCCGCCGTGTCCCGGCTGCTGAAGCTGGGTGCGCGGCTGCTGGGGGTGCCGGCCGCCACGCTCTGGGCCCCGCGCGCCGACGCGGCCGGCGCCGCGCCGCGCACCCTGCTGGACTGGCTGTGCCTGCAAACGTGGCTAAGCCCGGCGCAGGGGCCCGTGGTGTATCCGGGCCCGGCCCTGCACCCACCACGGGCGCTGCTGGCTGCGGATACAGACGAGACGCGCTTTTTTGTGGGCCTGCTGCTGCGCCACGACGACGGCCAGCCTCTGGCGGTGCTGTACGGCGCAGCCCCCACCCCGGGCCCGGCCCTGGACGAGGACACCCAGGCGGCGCTGGCCGATCTGGGCACCCTCTTGGTGAATGAACTGGGCCGTGCGCCGCCGGCGCCGCCCGAAGCCGCGCTGCAGGCGGTGGGCGAGCACACCTCGGACGCGGCGTATGTCAAGGACCGCGCCGGGCGCTATCTGTGGGTCAACCCGGCCGCCAGCGCCCTGCTGGGGCTGGCCCCGGCGCGCCTGCTGGGCCAGACCGACGAGGCGCTGTTTGGCCCGCAGGCCAGCGCCGAACTGCGGGCCCTGGAACAGCGCGTGATGGCCACCCGCGTCCCCGAGGTCACCGAGCGGGAGGTGCAGCGGGCAGATGGGCACCACATCTACCAGCTCACCACGCTGCCGGTGGTGGAGGGTGGCCGTGCAGTGGAGGGCGGCGTGGTGAAGGGCGTGGCGGGGCTGGCCCGCGACATCACCGACCGGCGGCGCCGGGTCCAGGCGATTCAGGACGTGAGCGCCGCCCTGTCGCCCCAGGCAGACCTGCACACCCAGACCCTGGCGCGGCTGGCGCTGGAAGACCCGGTCACGGGCCTGCGCAACCGCCGGGCCTTTGACGCTGATCTGGAAGCCTACCTGGCCCAGCTGGCCCCGGGAGACGGGGTCTCGCTGCTGCTGCTGGACGTGAACGCCTTCAAGGCCTGGAACGATGTGCACGGCCACGCGGCGGGCGACACGCTGCTGCGGGCGCTGGGCACGGCGCTGCAGGC
This is a stretch of genomic DNA from Deinococcus aquaedulcis. It encodes these proteins:
- the lon gene encoding endopeptidase La, coding for MIWELPVVALRNIVILPGVTMNVDVGRPKSKRAVDEAQASDRRVLLLTQRDARTDDPTRAELHDMGVLAVIKQVVRMPDNTYQVLVEAQERAAVLDEVPSSYMRVRAETRPTAADGSREVAVLAGEVKAAFEEYQRQNKNLRLDNYQLEGIKALTDAGALSDQVTHHATWTPEEKQEILNAVELRPRLEGVLKLLSRDTERFNMDKKIAGRVKEQMDANQREYYLREQMKAIGKELGGGEDGPAEVEALREKIEAAGMPDSVKEKALKELQRLERTPGGSPESTVVRNYIDWLVDVPWNKRDEEILDINRTREILDADHYALGDVKDRILEFLAVRQLTHKPGETEEQRKERSAEERIDDAELRAPILVLVGPPGVGKTSLGKSIARSLNRKFVRMALGGVRDEAEIRGHRRTYIGSMPGRIIQAMKNAGVTNPVILLDEIDKMSSDWRGDPSSAMLEVLDPEQNHTFQDHYLEVAYDLSQVMFITTANSLQTIPRPLLDRMEIIQIPGYTQPEKVEIAKRYRVPRQIKSHGLTGKLEITDAALNRIVEEYTAESGVRNLDRQISKLARKAARELLEKPWDGVKVLDAAQIPDYLGVPMHRPDKMEKEPQVGVAQGLAWTSVGGTMLLVEALATPGTGKINMTGSLGDVMKESVAAAVAYLRANAHLYGADPEFHKNLDLHVHFPDGATPKDGPSAGITIATAVISAVTGRPVRLDVAMTGEISLRGRVLPIGGVKEKLLAAHQGGIREVIIPKDNEPHLQEVPESIRGDLRIHTFERVGQVLDLLLLPKPETDEPNMPVPMSKGATQPGA
- a CDS encoding DUF3105 domain-containing protein: MTRLFLLAPLALLALTACGSKTIEGVQTFKYDGGDHRTGSLVYAETPPAGGAHNASWQNCGVYDRPLYNEYAVHSLEHGAVWITYRPDLESAQVDQLKKLVEGRSYTLLSPYEGLDKPVAASAWGAQLKVDKADDSRLKAFLDKYEQGATAPERGASCSGAYGETQ